TGGATCTGGCAACTTATTCCTGGGCTTCCTCGGCTTCTTTTTCCTGTTCCTCTTCTTCTTCGTTCTCCACATCCTCTGTCGAGCGCTGCGCTATCACCTGGACGACTTTCTCGCTTGCGTCTCTGATCGGTTTTACTCCCTCGCCGAGTGAAAGGCCTCCTATGTCCACGAAACCCCCTATGCCGAGAGAGCTTACGTCTATTTCTATCGAATCGGGAATGTCGCCCGGCAGGCATTCAAGGTCAATGGTTCTCATCAGTTTTTCGAGCTTCCCCCCTGTTCTTTCCCCTTCGGATCTTCCCCGGGTGTTTACCGGAACCCCTACCCTGACGTTTTTTTTCATGTCGAT
This is a stretch of genomic DNA from Candidatus Dadabacteria bacterium. It encodes these proteins:
- a CDS encoding 50S ribosomal protein L25, coding for MVQSSLRVKPRIRIGKSGAREVRKEGNIPAILYGQGENPVALVVRPDELKRALSNNAGINTVLELEIEGSEAPAKRFSMVKEIQRDPIKNRVIHLDFLAIDMKKNVRVGVPVNTRGRSEGERTGGKLEKLMRTIDLECLPGDIPDSIEIDVSSLGIGGFVDIGGLSLGEGVKPIRDASEKVVQVIAQRSTEDVENEEEEEQEKEAEEAQE